A stretch of the Aegilops tauschii subsp. strangulata cultivar AL8/78 chromosome 4, Aet v6.0, whole genome shotgun sequence genome encodes the following:
- the LOC141021950 gene encoding deoxyuridine 5'-triphosphate nucleotidohydrolase-like, translating to MSPIDSFVQQGGDPPFSRLVQQVRTSLWLLLLIRVHVLKRVIDADYRCLVGVVLFNHSEVDFAVKPGDRVAQMIVQVIVTPEDAEVEDLDTIVWGEGGLGSTSIRTPSLVEMFNVASMNGASVKMVL from the exons ATGTCTCCCATTGATTCGTTCGTGCAACAAGGAGGGGACCCGCCCTTTTCACGTCTCGTGCAACAAGTAAGGACCAGCCTCTGGCTATTACTATTGATTCGTGTGCATGTGCTAAAAA GGGTGATCGACGCGGACTACCGCTGCCTGGTGGGGGTCGTGCTCTTCAACCACTCGGAGGTGGACTTCGCcgtgaagcccggcgaccgcgtCGCACAGATGATCGTCCAGGTGATCGTGACGCCGGAGGACGCCGAGGTGGAGGACCTCGATACCATCGTTTGGGGGGAGGGAGGATTGGGGTCCACCAGCATCCGAACTCCGAGCCTTG TTGAGATGTTCAATGTTGCATCCATGAATGGTGCAAGTGTTAAGATGGTCCTGTGA